One part of the Anaerolineales bacterium genome encodes these proteins:
- a CDS encoding LLM class flavin-dependent oxidoreductase has protein sequence MNDYGHDLLFGVFITPVAQPAQQAVELAVAAEQAGLDLATFQDHPYQPRFHDTWTLLSYIAARTQRIRISANVHNLPLRQPAVLARSAASLDLLSGGRFEMALGAGGFWDAIAAMGGRRLSPGESIEALGEAIQIMRMLWDTEERSGARLNGTFYQVNGAKRGPAPAHKIEIWVGAYKPRILALTGRLADGWVPSLAYLERGLPSLGRMNQHIDEAAEVAGRPAASVRRMLNIGGQFSPNENGLLNGPPAMWAEQLAEMTFQYGTSAFILAVDDAAVIERFAKEVAPATRELVAAERNRK, from the coding sequence ATGAACGACTATGGGCATGACCTGCTGTTCGGGGTCTTCATCACTCCGGTGGCTCAACCCGCCCAGCAAGCCGTAGAGCTGGCCGTGGCGGCAGAACAGGCCGGGCTGGACCTGGCAACTTTCCAGGACCACCCCTACCAGCCGCGCTTCCACGATACTTGGACCCTTCTTTCATATATAGCCGCTCGCACGCAACGCATCCGCATCAGCGCCAATGTGCACAACCTGCCGCTGCGCCAGCCGGCGGTGCTGGCGCGCAGCGCCGCCAGCTTGGACCTGCTGAGCGGCGGCCGCTTTGAAATGGCCCTGGGCGCGGGCGGCTTTTGGGATGCGATCGCCGCCATGGGCGGCCGGCGGCTGAGCCCAGGCGAATCGATCGAGGCGCTGGGCGAAGCGATCCAGATCATGCGCATGCTGTGGGATACCGAGGAGCGCAGTGGAGCGCGGCTGAACGGAACGTTCTACCAGGTGAACGGAGCCAAGCGCGGCCCGGCGCCCGCCCACAAGATCGAGATCTGGGTGGGCGCTTACAAGCCGCGCATCCTTGCGCTCACCGGGCGGCTGGCGGATGGCTGGGTGCCCAGCCTGGCCTATCTGGAAAGAGGCCTGCCCAGCCTGGGACGCATGAACCAGCATATAGACGAGGCGGCGGAGGTGGCTGGGCGCCCTGCCGCCAGCGTGCGGCGCATGCTCAATATTGGGGGGCAGTTCAGCCCCAACGAAAACGGGCTGCTGAACGGCCCGCCGGCCATGTGGGCCGAACAGCTGGCGGAGATGACCTTTCAATACGGCACCAGCGCCTTCATTCTGGCGGTGGATGATGCCGCTGTGATCGAACGCTTTGCCAAGGAAGTGGCGCCCGCCACACGTGAGCTGGTGGCCGCCGAACGCAACCGAAAATGA
- a CDS encoding methylated-DNA--[protein]-cysteine S-methyltransferase — protein sequence MTKQPAPLLFYAAKRHKRLGLVWAAVSQRGVWSAAYGIDEPRFCDHILERGPAQLVKQPAAAADVLEQIHEFLAGTRRRFELNVDLSGMTPFQVAVRKAVMAVRYGQTASYGDIAAAVGKPRAARAVGGVQAGNPISFIIPCHRIIGADGSLAGYGGFGGLETKRWLLKLEGTELRKP from the coding sequence ATGACAAAGCAGCCCGCGCCCCTGCTCTTCTATGCAGCCAAGCGCCACAAGCGCCTTGGCCTGGTGTGGGCCGCGGTGAGCCAGCGCGGCGTTTGGTCTGCCGCGTACGGAATAGACGAGCCGCGCTTCTGCGATCACATTCTGGAGCGCGGCCCGGCGCAGCTGGTGAAGCAGCCGGCCGCCGCGGCGGATGTGCTGGAGCAGATTCATGAGTTCCTGGCCGGCACGCGCCGCCGCTTTGAGCTTAATGTGGATCTCAGCGGCATGACCCCGTTCCAGGTGGCAGTGCGCAAGGCGGTGATGGCCGTGCGCTACGGGCAGACCGCCTCATATGGCGACATTGCCGCGGCGGTGGGCAAGCCGCGGGCGGCGCGGGCCGTGGGCGGCGTGCAGGCCGGCAACCCGATCTCATTCATCATCCCGTGCCACCGAATCATCGGCGCCGACGGCAGCCTGGCCGGCTACGGCGGCTTTGGCGGGTTGGAGACGAAGCGCTGGCTGCTCAAGTTGGAGGGCACAGAACTCAGGAAGCCTTAG
- a CDS encoding RpiB/LacA/LacB family sugar-phosphate isomerase: MKILIGTDEASPVVGHVLAWLQQHGHQAELLPVALWPQAARQVAEGVAVGEADEGILFCWTGTGVSMAANKVADIRAALCADAETARGARLWNNANVLCLSLRTTTAALASEILQSWFETQYAPNANDDACLAQIEALDKR, encoded by the coding sequence ATGAAGATCCTCATAGGCACTGACGAAGCCAGCCCGGTTGTAGGGCATGTGCTCGCCTGGCTGCAGCAGCACGGCCACCAGGCCGAGCTGCTGCCGGTGGCGCTGTGGCCGCAGGCCGCCCGCCAGGTAGCCGAAGGCGTAGCCGTCGGCGAGGCCGACGAAGGCATTCTGTTCTGCTGGACGGGCACGGGCGTCAGCATGGCGGCCAACAAGGTGGCCGACATCCGCGCCGCCTTGTGCGCCGATGCCGAAACCGCCCGCGGCGCCCGGCTATGGAACAATGCCAATGTGCTGTGCCTCTCGTTGCGCACCACAACCGCGGCGCTGGCAAGCGAGATCTTGCAGAGCTGGTTTGAAACGCAATACGCACCCAACGCCAACGATGACGCCTGCCTGGCGCAGATCGAGGCACTGGATAAGAGATAG
- a CDS encoding DUF2975 domain-containing protein, giving the protein MKKPATSFLKVVVLLLAAVVLAAMLWFPQIEGRNANADWVTIYFRDPVLAFAYVATIPFFVALYQAYTLLGLIEQGEVFSERSVKAVRVIKHCALTLLSFVLIGVAYIFFGVDGDDRAGPVALGIYIAFATIVIAAAAAIFQHLLKKAAELQSENDLTV; this is encoded by the coding sequence ATGAAAAAACCTGCTACATCCTTTCTGAAAGTTGTTGTATTGCTGCTTGCCGCAGTTGTCCTGGCTGCAATGCTGTGGTTTCCACAGATTGAAGGGCGAAATGCAAATGCCGACTGGGTAACCATCTATTTCCGTGACCCAGTGCTGGCTTTCGCCTATGTAGCTACGATTCCGTTCTTTGTGGCCTTGTACCAGGCCTACACCCTGCTTGGCCTTATTGAACAGGGCGAAGTGTTCTCAGAGCGATCGGTGAAAGCGGTCAGGGTCATCAAGCACTGTGCTTTGACTTTGCTCAGCTTTGTGCTGATCGGGGTTGCGTACATCTTCTTCGGGGTTGATGGCGACGACCGCGCCGGCCCAGTTGCCCTGGGTATCTATATTGCCTTTGCAACCATCGTGATCGCGGCTGCGGCAGCCATCTTTCAGCATCTGCTCAAGAAGGCCGCCGAACTGCAATCCGAGAACGACTTAACGGTCTAG
- a CDS encoding helix-turn-helix transcriptional regulator, which produces MAIIIHIDVMLAKRKMSVTRLAEEVGITMANLSILKNGKAKAIRLSTLEAICKALDCQPGDVLEYRKDEASN; this is translated from the coding sequence ATGGCAATCATCATCCATATCGATGTGATGCTGGCGAAGCGAAAAATGAGCGTCACCAGGCTGGCAGAAGAGGTTGGCATCACCATGGCAAACCTGTCCATCCTCAAGAATGGCAAAGCCAAGGCGATACGCCTATCCACGCTGGAGGCGATCTGCAAAGCGCTGGATTGCCAACCTGGAGATGTGTTGGAATACCGCAAGGACGAAGCGAGTAATTAA